From Nitrosopumilus zosterae, the proteins below share one genomic window:
- a CDS encoding polysaccharide deacetylase family protein, with protein sequence MLQKNYQIISLEDAMNISYGGTGFHEKSSGVLITFDDGLSDHFTAAKILYELNISAIFFIPTCILQEKLPANPIIIHYTIAVFGVEKFLKEFRTILENNKLDKKLFDIQYSKDTDNVWDTISKIKSTFKYKLGFYNSRKILLDIYKNLFCTQYKNPLDIIHLTESQIRKILEMGHYIGTHTHSHISVAATELNLADFAKEIIFPKNYLEQKFNTQVNSFSYPFGGKDDCLSSSELIKKTNEYKLAFTVKEILNTKNTSPYELGRYQPTSSDTSFKLNNIIKEIIIGK encoded by the coding sequence ATGTTGCAAAAAAATTATCAAATAATTTCTCTTGAAGATGCCATGAATATTTCTTATGGTGGCACTGGTTTTCATGAAAAAAGCTCGGGAGTTCTTATAACATTTGATGACGGATTATCTGATCACTTTACTGCTGCAAAAATTCTATATGAACTAAACATATCTGCAATTTTCTTTATACCTACATGTATATTGCAAGAAAAATTACCTGCGAATCCAATAATAATTCACTACACTATCGCAGTTTTTGGTGTAGAAAAATTCTTAAAAGAATTTAGAACAATTTTGGAAAATAATAAACTTGATAAAAAATTATTTGATATACAGTATTCAAAAGATACAGATAATGTTTGGGATACAATATCTAAAATAAAATCAACTTTCAAGTATAAACTAGGATTCTATAACTCTAGAAAAATTCTTTTAGATATTTACAAAAATTTATTCTGTACTCAATACAAAAACCCACTTGATATTATTCATCTAACAGAAAGCCAAATTAGAAAAATACTTGAAATGGGTCACTATATAGGAACTCACACACATTCACACATTTCTGTTGCTGCAACTGAATTAAATCTTGCCGATTTTGCAAAAGAAATCATATTTCCAAAAAATTATTTGGAACAAAAATTTAACACACAAGTTAATTCATTCAGTTATCCGTTTGGCGGAAAAGATGATTGCTTATCTTCATCTGAATTAATCAAAAAAACTAATGAATACAAGCTTGCTTTTACAGTTAAAGAAATTCTTAATACAAAAAATACATCGCCGTATGAATTAGGTCGATATCAGCCTACTAGCAGTGACACTTCGTTTAAACTAAATAATATCATAAAAGAGATTATCATAGGAAAATAA